A stretch of DNA from Vibrio gallaecicus:
GTTATGGCTTGAGCCCTGAGGTTGTTGAACAAGCCATTGAACTTGGCGCTGAAGTGATCATGACAGTCGATAATGGTGTTTCTTCGATTGAAGGTGTTCGTTTCGCGAAAGAGAAAGGGTTAGATGTTTTGGTAACAGACCATCACTTGCCTGGTTACGAACTACCAATTGCCGATGCAATGGTTAACCCCAACCTTGAAAGCTGCGCATTTCCTTCAAAAGCACTAGCGGGCGTTGGTGTCGCTTTCTATTTGATGATGGCTTTGTGTGTTCATATGCGTAAGTTAGGCTGGTTTGCTCAACACGGTATGACAGAGCCTAAACTAATGGAGCTGATTGATCTTGTAGCGCTAGGTACTGTTGCTGATGTGGTGCCTCTTGATGAGAACAATCGAATTTTGGTTCATCAAGGTTTGCAGCGTATTCGAGCAGGTAAAGCGCGCCCAGGAATTCAAGCATTAATCGAAATCGCTAAGCGAGATGCTAAGCGATTAGTGGCGTCTGACTTTGGTTTTGCTCTTGGTCCTCGTATCAATGCAGCTGGCCGATTGGATGATATGTCGTTTGGTGTTGAGCTTCTGATGAGTAACAACATTCATGCCGCGCGTCGAATGGCCAGCGAGCTAGATGGCTTGAACCAAACTCGTAAAGAGATTGAAGAAGGCATGAAACAAGAAGCGATGGCTTTTTGTGAACGTCTTGAGTTTGGTAAAGACGATTTACCTTCCGGTTTAGCCTTATTTCAAAGAGATTGGCACCAAGGCGTGATTGGGATACTTGCTTCTCGAATTAAAGATAAATACCACCGACCTGTTATTGCTTTCGCAGATGGCGGGGAGGGCAGCATTAAAGGGTCATGCCGATCAATTCCTGGTTTGCATATGCGCGATGCATTAGACCGAATCGATACTCAAAACCCTGGTTTAATTTTGAAGTTTGGTGGGCATGCTATGGCAGCAGGTTTGACCATTATGGAAAAAGACTTCGATCGCTTTAGTAAGCTCTTCAATGAAGGTGTTAAAAAAGAACTCGGAGAAACGGCGCTTAAAGGTATTATTTTATCTGATGGTGAGTTGTTACCTGAAGAGTTTTCCATGCATACCGCAGAAACTTTACGTGCTGGTGGTCCGTGGGGACAAGCTTTTCCTGAGCCTATCTTTGATGGTGAATTTAAGGTACTTCACCAAAAACTTGTGGGTGAGAAACACTTAAAGTTGATGCTGGAACCTTTATATAAAGGTCACCCAACCAATGTCATGATTGATGGTATCGCTTTTAACGTTGATCTAAGGCGTTGGCCTGATGCATCTGTTAAAACTGTCCATCTAGCATATAAGCTTGATATAAATGAATTTCGCGGGAATCAGTCCCTTCAACTAATGGTTGATCATTTAGATGCGAAATAACTAGATGCGAATTAATTAGACGCAACATCGCTAGAAGCAAAAGC
This window harbors:
- the recJ gene encoding single-stranded-DNA-specific exonuclease RecJ, giving the protein MIEIQRRPDVDTSALPAELPELLKRIYVSRGINNASQLETAAKGLHSYQKLGGIDTAVELLFNAIQQQKRIIIVGDFDADGATSSALSVLALRMLGSSNVDYLVPNRFEDGYGLSPEVVEQAIELGAEVIMTVDNGVSSIEGVRFAKEKGLDVLVTDHHLPGYELPIADAMVNPNLESCAFPSKALAGVGVAFYLMMALCVHMRKLGWFAQHGMTEPKLMELIDLVALGTVADVVPLDENNRILVHQGLQRIRAGKARPGIQALIEIAKRDAKRLVASDFGFALGPRINAAGRLDDMSFGVELLMSNNIHAARRMASELDGLNQTRKEIEEGMKQEAMAFCERLEFGKDDLPSGLALFQRDWHQGVIGILASRIKDKYHRPVIAFADGGEGSIKGSCRSIPGLHMRDALDRIDTQNPGLILKFGGHAMAAGLTIMEKDFDRFSKLFNEGVKKELGETALKGIILSDGELLPEEFSMHTAETLRAGGPWGQAFPEPIFDGEFKVLHQKLVGEKHLKLMLEPLYKGHPTNVMIDGIAFNVDLRRWPDASVKTVHLAYKLDINEFRGNQSLQLMVDHLDAK